A single region of the Methanobacteriaceae archaeon genome encodes:
- a CDS encoding geranylgeranylglyceryl/heptaprenylglyceryl phosphate synthase translates to MKDVENYIRDILKSRKIHFTLIDPDEQTPEEALEIATQAIEGGTDGIMIGGSTVNGDDVDNTCKILSENIAVPIIIFPGNTSSVSKYADAIFYMSYVNARNPYWINGAQALAAPAVKSSGMEILSMHYMVVAPGGTVGWVGDANLVPRSKPKIPAVYAMSAELFGIKFFYLEAGSGAEEPVPPEMVGYSKKAAPNNILVVGGGIRDAKAAYMAAKAGGDIIVTGTVVEEVDDVKSKIQELTGAIKKASME, encoded by the coding sequence ATGAAAGATGTTGAAAATTATATTAGAGATATATTAAAAAGTAGAAAAATACATTTTACTTTAATTGACCCTGATGAACAAACACCTGAAGAAGCATTAGAAATAGCTACTCAGGCTATTGAAGGTGGAACTGATGGTATTATGATTGGTGGATCAACTGTTAATGGTGATGATGTAGATAATACCTGTAAAATATTATCTGAAAACATTGCAGTTCCAATTATTATTTTCCCAGGAAATACTAGTAGTGTAAGTAAATATGCAGATGCTATTTTTTATATGAGTTATGTTAACGCAAGAAACCCATATTGGATCAATGGTGCTCAGGCATTAGCTGCACCTGCTGTTAAATCATCTGGAATGGAAATTTTATCAATGCATTATATGGTTGTAGCTCCAGGTGGAACCGTTGGTTGGGTTGGAGATGCAAATTTAGTACCAAGAAGCAAACCTAAAATACCTGCAGTTTATGCAATGTCTGCAGAATTATTCGGAATTAAATTCTTCTATCTTGAAGCAGGTTCTGGTGCAGAAGAACCAGTACCACCAGAAATGGTTGGATATTCTAAAAAAGCTGCTCCAAATAACATCCTTGTTGTTGGTGGAGGAATCCGTGATGCTAAAGCAGCTTACATGGCTGCAAAAGCAGGTGGAGACATCATCGTAACTGGTACTGTTGTAGAAGAAGTTGATGATGTAAAATCCAAAATTCAAGAATTAACAGGAGCTATTAAAAAAGCTTCAATGGAGTAG
- a CDS encoding DNA double-strand break repair nuclease NurA, with translation MLNSLYEKAIAKRGFIHDIDSKTDVESQLEYKWFDREILESNCDYSIAAGDGSFNKKKFLTTNFCAVGAESIIYDGKIKKIDDSDIFDISHISFLDELLSNYMSIYELKCALRAIKDYDVDYYMIDGSILGDLQNAFPRGAKLPAKLKNNLDDILLSEFERRLSIRKYGLVFPEIRDTLNLVEFPKHENSNKFEEYNLHLANVEKLILLKEILQYRKRIIAISKTSSDNELFGWNIPDIAFLDKFTKKQGMSLIKHRQVHENAAFPYFNDFFKSITFTVFYIRLQDNKNVLKVELPYKASKEEVFELIKKINDLSVQGYPYLLNKAHNDVVITDKNIKELLKIAKIYETTNREVMSW, from the coding sequence ATGTTAAATTCATTATATGAGAAAGCCATCGCTAAAAGAGGATTTATTCATGATATTGATTCAAAAACCGATGTTGAATCCCAATTAGAATACAAATGGTTTGATAGAGAGATTCTAGAGAGTAATTGTGATTATTCAATTGCTGCAGGGGATGGAAGTTTTAATAAAAAGAAATTTTTAACTACTAATTTTTGTGCAGTTGGAGCAGAATCTATAATTTATGATGGTAAAATTAAAAAAATAGATGATTCAGATATATTCGATATTTCACATATTTCTTTTTTAGATGAATTATTAAGCAATTATATGTCTATTTATGAATTAAAATGTGCACTTAGAGCTATTAAAGATTATGATGTTGATTATTACATGATAGATGGATCTATTCTAGGGGATTTGCAAAATGCATTTCCAAGAGGTGCTAAATTACCTGCAAAACTTAAAAATAACTTAGATGATATATTGCTCAGTGAATTTGAAAGAAGACTATCAATAAGAAAATATGGATTGGTATTTCCTGAAATCAGGGATACATTAAATCTTGTTGAATTTCCAAAACACGAAAATTCAAATAAATTCGAGGAATATAATCTCCATCTTGCAAATGTTGAGAAATTAATTCTCTTAAAGGAAATTTTACAATACAGAAAAAGAATAATTGCAATTTCAAAAACATCATCTGATAATGAGTTATTCGGTTGGAATATTCCAGATATTGCTTTTTTAGACAAATTTACAAAAAAACAGGGTATGTCTTTAATAAAACACAGGCAAGTTCATGAAAATGCTGCATTTCCGTATTTCAATGACTTTTTTAAAAGCATTACATTTACAGTATTTTACATACGTCTACAGGACAATAAAAATGTTTTGAAGGTTGAACTTCCGTATAAAGCATCAAAAGAAGAAGTATTTGAATTAATTAAAAAGATTAACGACTTATCAGTTCAGGGTTATCCTTATTTGCTTAATAAGGCACATAATGATGTTGTAATTACAGATAAGAATATTAAGGAATTATTAAAAATAGCTAAGATTTATGAAACAACAAACAGGGAAGTGATGTCATGGTAA
- a CDS encoding ATP-binding protein: protein MVIGICIGETSLTHVTFISDKMPNVGEYVTMEYNGKKVLGMIENLIMGNDSLNVDINDFKAIQKISRIGAEENYIKGKVKILGDVNDNLKLPRTPVLPGTEIKLADNEVLDEIFKVKNPIKLGCLVNQSDVEVNVEANPILSRHLAILAMTGAGKSNTVSVLIDQFLRYNLPIFVFDMHGEYKDAVFPNGEVNVIRPKINPHYMSFHEIKKLVNIGANSYIQERHFRRAFHEAKESLKNGVAQTNNFLQVMYDILENKSLEEGSDKQIVDVMNKIDDAMIKYSNIFDKNIGNILSSIKKGHANVLDLSQVDESVASVLVSHILRNALQRSKDAASKGENLIENSVFFILEEAHILAPKKRETDSKKWIQRVAREGRKFGLGLCLVSQSPKTVDHDALSQMNNMIILRLVEPEDQRHVQSASESLSKDLVDQLPSLNVGEAIVLGLMSKVPTLVKIDRFKGRRHGDDMDIISHFKNSIQKEKEEIENAQQETLDMGYDY from the coding sequence ATGGTAATAGGAATTTGTATTGGTGAAACTTCACTTACACATGTAACATTCATATCAGATAAAATGCCTAATGTCGGTGAATATGTTACAATGGAATATAATGGGAAAAAAGTTTTAGGAATGATTGAAAACTTAATAATGGGAAATGACTCATTAAACGTTGATATTAACGATTTTAAAGCAATTCAAAAGATTTCAAGAATTGGTGCTGAAGAAAATTACATCAAAGGAAAAGTTAAGATTCTTGGAGATGTAAATGACAATTTAAAATTACCTAGAACACCTGTGCTTCCCGGAACTGAAATCAAATTGGCAGACAATGAAGTATTGGATGAAATATTCAAAGTAAAAAACCCTATTAAATTAGGTTGTCTTGTAAATCAAAGTGATGTCGAGGTTAATGTTGAAGCAAATCCAATTTTATCAAGACATTTAGCTATTCTTGCTATGACTGGTGCAGGTAAATCAAATACTGTTTCTGTATTGATTGATCAGTTTTTAAGATATAATCTTCCAATATTTGTTTTTGATATGCATGGAGAATATAAGGATGCGGTTTTCCCTAATGGTGAAGTTAATGTAATCAGGCCTAAAATTAATCCTCACTACATGAGTTTTCATGAAATTAAAAAATTAGTAAATATCGGAGCAAACAGCTATATCCAAGAAAGACACTTTAGAAGAGCATTCCATGAAGCTAAAGAATCTCTTAAAAATGGTGTTGCACAAACAAACAACTTTTTACAAGTAATGTATGATATTTTAGAAAATAAATCTCTAGAAGAAGGCTCTGATAAACAAATCGTAGATGTTATGAATAAAATTGACGATGCAATGATTAAATATTCTAACATATTTGATAAAAACATTGGAAATATTTTATCTAGTATTAAAAAAGGTCATGCAAACGTTTTAGATTTAAGCCAAGTTGATGAATCTGTAGCTAGTGTTTTAGTAAGTCACATTCTTAGAAATGCACTTCAAAGAAGTAAAGATGCAGCAAGTAAAGGTGAAAACTTAATTGAAAACTCTGTATTTTTCATTTTGGAAGAAGCACATATTCTCGCTCCTAAAAAACGTGAAACTGACTCTAAAAAATGGATTCAAAGAGTTGCAAGAGAAGGTCGTAAATTTGGTTTAGGATTATGTTTAGTAAGCCAGTCTCCTAAAACTGTTGATCATGATGCATTATCTCAAATGAACAACATGATAATTTTAAGACTTGTTGAACCGGAAGACCAAAGACATGTCCAATCAGCAAGTGAAAGTCTATCAAAAGATTTAGTTGACCAATTACCATCCCTAAATGTTGGTGAGGCTATTGTTCTCGGATTAATGAGTAAAGTACCAACTCTTGTTAAAATTGATAGATTTAAAGGTCGCCGTCATGGTGATGATATGGACATAATATCTCACTTTAAAAATTCTATCCAAAAAGAAAAAGAAGAGATAGAAAATGCACAACAAGAAACTTTAGATATGGGATATGACTACTAA
- a CDS encoding exonuclease SbcCD subunit D: MKFAHLADTHLGYRQFGLIEREKDFYEVFEKVIDKIIEEKVDFVIHSGDLFETAKPSPNALLAFQKGLLKLKGAGITMYAIAGNHDSVMRKGAIPPQVIFKKLGLKVISPINPFYVHGDLFIAGLPFYPASQSKLLKSKLAELSKKAANYEKSVLVLHQGIDKYFGYQYELELGDVPDNFSYYALGHVHKYVNDSFGNGRLVYPGSTEIWKTDELEDYKNNGKGCVIVDFDGPKPVIKRLSIDAGREFIIRTIDYNKLESNVAGIKEIIKDFDKKPILDLTIKNVDGNTKDIYEIINNELGDLALMIRPKFEIIDENRTGDPPFPGSVGPKELIVEQLEKYNDKNVEQFALELYDFLSKDKNGESKELVHQFFNDHYSKNPKYCNVEEVEEIEVPKKESGDIQVTFNEVLK; the protein is encoded by the coding sequence ATGAAATTTGCACATTTAGCAGACACTCATTTAGGTTATCGCCAATTTGGATTAATTGAGCGTGAAAAGGACTTCTATGAAGTGTTTGAAAAGGTTATAGATAAAATAATTGAAGAAAAAGTAGATTTTGTAATACATAGTGGAGATCTATTTGAAACCGCAAAACCATCTCCCAATGCACTTTTAGCCTTCCAAAAAGGTTTACTCAAATTAAAAGGTGCAGGAATTACTATGTATGCAATTGCAGGAAATCATGATTCAGTAATGCGTAAAGGAGCAATTCCTCCTCAAGTAATATTTAAAAAATTAGGTCTAAAAGTTATTAGTCCTATTAATCCGTTTTATGTTCACGGAGATTTATTTATTGCAGGATTGCCTTTTTATCCAGCATCACAAAGTAAATTATTGAAATCAAAATTAGCAGAATTATCTAAAAAAGCAGCTAATTACGAAAAATCAGTCTTAGTATTGCATCAAGGTATTGATAAGTACTTTGGATATCAATATGAATTGGAACTTGGTGATGTGCCAGATAATTTCAGCTATTATGCACTAGGTCACGTTCACAAATATGTCAATGATAGTTTTGGTAATGGAAGATTAGTTTATCCTGGTTCTACTGAAATTTGGAAGACTGATGAGCTTGAAGATTATAAAAATAATGGTAAAGGCTGTGTGATTGTTGATTTTGATGGTCCAAAACCAGTTATTAAAAGACTCAGTATTGATGCAGGTCGTGAATTTATTATAAGGACAATTGATTATAATAAATTAGAAAGCAATGTTGCGGGTATTAAAGAAATCATCAAAGACTTCGATAAAAAACCTATCTTGGATTTAACAATTAAAAATGTTGATGGAAATACCAAAGACATTTATGAAATTATCAATAATGAATTAGGTGATTTAGCTTTAATGATTAGACCTAAATTTGAAATTATTGATGAAAATAGAACTGGTGATCCACCTTTCCCTGGTTCTGTTGGTCCTAAAGAATTAATTGTTGAACAATTAGAAAAATACAACGATAAAAATGTTGAGCAATTTGCTTTAGAATTATATGACTTTTTATCCAAGGATAAAAATGGTGAGTCTAAGGAATTAGTTCATCAGTTTTTCAACGACCATTATTCTAAAAATCCTAAATATTGTAATGTTGAAGAAGTAGAAGAAATTGAAGTTCCTAAAAAAGAATCTGGGGATATTCAAGTAACATTTAACGAGGTTTTAAAATGA
- a CDS encoding SMC family ATPase: MIFTKLRLRNFKSHEDTIIRFKKGISVIVGENGAGKSTILEGISFALFKQHTAKKIDDLVRNNAQTMTIELEFISNGKQYKIIREKKSNLKSSIYKRTSTDGDFVHICTGDKEVASEIQQILDIDSDLFLNAIYIRQGEIAELVDKTPAEKKQLIAKLLGIDSLEKSWKNLLPFINDYENQLAELKGKLYNSDKLAEELDQKRAELSSLRKRGLELENHISEVKELLQDISAGKRDMEREKEIYETQINNLKNEEKTLSKLENDKHTIHENLDKIREAEEQIVRLEKFVSKLDVYLDFEKSVLSIQNLKENEAEIYDKLDSISEQKQLIADNKENYSKFLAFEEEIEKYNNQKLSFEKELATMTKLDKDKKDLFSEIESERNDINKFFVRAKEKLEYNGLDQDVLAKVDDFNVIEEATNDFLDEINSKIKTLSEDIASKKEEIVVFKQNIKSSEKSLNELNDASDNKCPVCQSDIDDAKKADLVKQYQDIIDENSHSISDYEEAVELLSKNKSSFEVKHERITELSKNIDLYKHRFDHLNNHMADKLKKLDSELESKDFISGKLGELLLVISNKKIERESYQESYDTYIQAKGALEVLGNETDIQFKLKQVQNEIDNHVTNIKNAIKLDPHLTGDITASELQSRIADLKQKNEEYNQLKGFIKNKQSYLTQLDSVKEDIGLSINQIDIIKNKIQACSYDVDKYEHIIYRSEVYERKYNTFNDELNTIKGQARETIAYVNDLSSRVESINKFQQEYDNVSDYINLLSHIRNIYSKNGIQRDLRNISRPLIQKYTKEFFNEFNFNYSDLTLDDEYDVTVYGPEGESSMTMVSGGEKIAIALALRLGITQAMSNGELDTILLDEPTIHLDSSRRHELINLLKEISSLPQMIIVTHEPQLENAADNLIKVEKVNGISKVII; this comes from the coding sequence ATGATTTTCACAAAATTAAGATTAAGAAATTTTAAATCTCATGAAGACACTATCATTCGCTTTAAGAAGGGAATTAGTGTAATTGTTGGTGAAAACGGTGCAGGAAAATCAACAATTTTAGAAGGAATTAGCTTTGCTTTATTTAAACAACACACTGCTAAAAAGATTGATGATTTAGTTAGAAACAATGCACAGACTATGACTATTGAATTAGAATTTATTTCTAATGGAAAACAATACAAAATAATTCGTGAGAAAAAATCAAATTTAAAATCTTCAATTTATAAAAGAACTTCAACTGATGGGGACTTTGTCCATATCTGTACAGGAGATAAAGAAGTAGCAAGTGAAATCCAACAAATCTTGGATATTGATTCTGATTTGTTCTTAAATGCAATTTACATCAGACAAGGAGAAATTGCAGAGCTTGTTGATAAAACTCCTGCTGAGAAAAAACAGTTAATTGCTAAGTTACTTGGAATTGATTCATTAGAAAAGTCATGGAAAAACTTATTGCCATTTATTAATGATTATGAAAATCAGTTAGCTGAACTTAAAGGTAAACTTTACAATTCAGATAAATTAGCTGAAGAATTAGATCAAAAACGTGCTGAATTATCTTCATTAAGAAAAAGAGGTCTTGAACTTGAGAATCATATTAGTGAAGTAAAAGAATTACTCCAAGACATATCTGCTGGTAAAAGAGATATGGAAAGAGAAAAAGAAATATATGAAACTCAAATCAATAACCTCAAAAATGAAGAAAAAACATTATCTAAACTTGAAAATGATAAACATACAATTCATGAAAACTTAGATAAAATCAGAGAAGCTGAAGAACAAATTGTTCGTTTAGAGAAATTTGTTTCTAAATTGGATGTTTATTTGGACTTTGAAAAATCAGTACTCAGTATCCAAAACTTAAAAGAAAACGAAGCTGAAATATATGATAAATTAGATTCAATATCTGAACAAAAACAACTTATTGCCGATAATAAGGAAAATTACAGTAAGTTTTTAGCATTTGAAGAGGAAATTGAGAAATATAACAATCAAAAACTCAGTTTCGAAAAAGAACTAGCTACAATGACTAAGCTTGATAAGGATAAAAAAGACTTATTTAGTGAAATTGAATCTGAACGTAATGATATCAACAAGTTCTTTGTTAGAGCTAAAGAGAAATTAGAATACAATGGATTAGACCAGGATGTATTGGCTAAAGTTGATGATTTCAATGTTATTGAAGAAGCTACTAATGACTTTTTAGATGAAATTAATAGCAAAATTAAAACTTTATCTGAAGATATTGCGTCTAAAAAAGAAGAGATTGTAGTATTTAAACAAAATATTAAATCTAGTGAAAAATCATTAAATGAGTTAAATGATGCTTCAGATAATAAATGTCCTGTTTGTCAATCTGATATTGATGATGCTAAAAAAGCAGATTTAGTAAAACAATATCAGGATATTATTGATGAGAATTCTCATTCAATATCTGATTATGAAGAAGCTGTTGAATTACTTAGCAAAAATAAATCAAGTTTTGAAGTAAAACATGAAAGAATTACTGAGTTATCAAAAAATATTGATTTGTATAAACACAGATTTGACCATTTAAACAATCATATGGCTGATAAATTAAAGAAACTTGATTCAGAACTCGAATCCAAAGATTTCATCAGCGGTAAACTTGGTGAATTATTACTTGTTATTTCTAATAAGAAAATTGAAAGAGAATCTTATCAGGAATCTTATGATACATATATCCAAGCAAAAGGTGCATTAGAAGTTTTAGGTAATGAAACTGATATTCAATTCAAATTAAAACAGGTTCAAAATGAAATTGATAATCATGTTACCAATATTAAGAATGCAATTAAATTAGATCCTCATTTAACTGGTGATATTACTGCTTCAGAACTTCAAAGCCGTATTGCTGATTTAAAACAGAAAAATGAAGAATACAATCAACTTAAAGGATTTATTAAAAACAAACAGTCATATTTAACTCAGCTTGATTCTGTAAAAGAAGATATTGGGTTGTCAATTAATCAAATTGATATTATTAAAAACAAAATCCAAGCATGTTCTTATGATGTAGATAAATATGAACACATTATTTATCGCTCTGAGGTATATGAAAGAAAATACAACACATTCAATGATGAACTTAATACAATCAAAGGTCAAGCACGTGAAACAATTGCTTATGTAAATGATTTAAGTTCAAGAGTTGAATCAATTAATAAATTCCAGCAAGAATATGATAATGTTTCTGATTATATTAACTTATTAAGCCATATTAGAAACATATACAGTAAAAATGGTATCCAAAGAGATTTAAGAAATATTTCAAGACCATTAATCCAAAAATACACAAAAGAATTCTTCAATGAATTCAATTTCAACTATTCTGACTTAACTCTTGATGATGAATATGATGTAACTGTTTATGGTCCTGAAGGTGAATCATCAATGACTATGGTTAGTGGTGGTGAAAAAATAGCTATTGCTCTAGCTTTAAGACTTGGAATCACTCAAGCTATGTCTAATGGTGAATTAGATACTATTTTACTCGATGAACCTACTATTCATTTAGATTCTTCAAGAAGACATGAGTTAATTAATTTATTAAAAGAAATATCTTCATTACCACAAATGATTATTGTAACTCATGAGCCTCAGCTTGAAAATGCAGCTGATAATTTAATAAAAGTAGAAAAAGTGAATGGTATATCAAAAGTAATAATTTAA
- a CDS encoding nuclease, whose amino-acid sequence MFEDERDDKIYNLIITSGFDKNKEYGMFTEKLYSKANFLWKESMSGSYATAGEEFYKKVDRIILLAGLYNDNKELFEELLAASEQYEIPIVLVRPLGSEAVPLELEEKAATIVGWNANCIIDSIKDAPETM is encoded by the coding sequence ATGTTTGAAGATGAAAGAGACGATAAGATTTACAATTTAATTATTACAAGCGGATTTGACAAAAACAAAGAATATGGTATGTTTACTGAAAAATTATATTCAAAAGCAAATTTCTTATGGAAAGAATCAATGTCTGGATCTTATGCTACTGCTGGAGAAGAGTTTTATAAAAAAGTTGATAGAATTATCTTATTAGCAGGACTTTATAATGATAATAAAGAGCTTTTTGAAGAATTATTAGCTGCTAGTGAACAATATGAAATACCAATTGTCTTAGTTAGACCATTAGGCAGTGAAGCAGTACCATTAGAATTAGAAGAAAAAGCTGCAACCATTGTCGGATGGAATGCAAATTGTATAATTGATTCAATTAAAGATGCACCAGAAACCATGTAA
- a CDS encoding Mur ligase family protein: protein MKAAVIGLGVEGKKAVNSLLKHDWEVYATDLNINVDLDGLDLPNLSLNVIDDNQTVSIVGDRINMDLGFTNPNAIEQCDAVAISPSMFGGEFATKLLKNSKLLSDIVDKHKDIFTIGITGTNGKTTTVHMIKEILENAGKKVLVGGNGGGGFSGYYDLILEANEDEYDVLLVEVCDMTLDFCKYCFDFDMIGLTNIGNDHMNVHKTIANYKDSLVRFFEAKTVFTAFDQDFNADFKQSSDKHINYFEYQDELKLFGKFNLLNAGLATAIAKELKIPKDVIKSTLSQFSAVEGRLDVYKINSASVYVGKTDNSDALESILSERDFYAVFIGTPRHNETHRLDILDVAVKYDPEVIVLFPGLDDTLDMAIYRLNSLGYMGNIITVNSLDEIIALVAEYSHEDAILIGGNGQENIINIQERIKLISEKL from the coding sequence ATGAAAGCAGCAGTAATAGGTTTAGGCGTAGAAGGAAAAAAGGCAGTTAATTCTCTTTTAAAACATGATTGGGAAGTTTATGCTACTGATTTGAATATTAATGTAGATTTAGATGGATTAGATTTACCAAATTTATCATTAAATGTTATTGATGATAATCAAACAGTTTCAATTGTTGGAGATAGAATAAATATGGATTTGGGTTTTACAAATCCTAATGCGATTGAACAGTGTGATGCAGTAGCAATTAGTCCTAGTATGTTTGGAGGAGAATTTGCAACTAAATTGTTAAAAAATTCAAAATTATTAAGCGATATTGTAGATAAACATAAAGACATTTTCACAATTGGTATTACTGGAACAAACGGTAAAACAACCACTGTTCATATGATAAAAGAGATTTTAGAAAATGCCGGTAAAAAAGTTTTAGTCGGTGGTAATGGTGGTGGAGGCTTTTCAGGATATTATGATTTGATTCTTGAAGCTAATGAGGATGAATATGATGTTTTACTTGTAGAAGTATGTGATATGACTCTTGATTTTTGTAAGTATTGCTTTGATTTTGACATGATTGGTCTTACTAACATTGGTAATGACCATATGAATGTTCATAAAACCATTGCTAATTATAAAGATTCTCTAGTTAGATTTTTTGAAGCAAAAACCGTATTTACTGCATTTGATCAGGATTTCAATGCTGATTTCAAACAATCCAGTGATAAACACATAAACTATTTCGAATATCAGGATGAATTGAAACTATTTGGTAAGTTTAATTTGCTTAATGCAGGTCTTGCAACAGCAATTGCAAAAGAACTTAAAATTCCTAAAGATGTTATTAAATCAACACTTTCACAGTTTAGTGCAGTTGAAGGAAGATTAGATGTTTATAAAATCAACAGTGCTTCTGTATATGTTGGAAAAACTGATAATTCTGATGCATTAGAGTCCATTTTATCTGAAAGAGATTTTTATGCTGTATTTATAGGAACTCCTCGCCACAATGAAACTCACAGATTAGATATTTTAGATGTTGCTGTTAAATATGATCCTGAAGTCATTGTTTTATTCCCAGGATTAGATGATACATTGGATATGGCGATTTATAGGCTTAATTCTCTTGGATATATGGGAAATATCATTACAGTAAATTCTCTTGATGAAATTATAGCATTGGTTGCAGAGTATTCACATGAAGATGCAATTTTAATTGGTGGTAATGGTCAAGAAAATATTATAAATATTCAAGAGAGAATTAAATTGATTTCTGAAAAATTATAG
- a CDS encoding NTP transferase domain-containing protein produces MSISTIITAAGKNSRMRKDLISRNLELKNKLVLPFEDKTVIETTIDNALSANVDECIVVLGHYASEIKEAIFDNYDGLVKFITNDPVDVGLSVSLYNGLSNIDSDFALCITADQPTVSSETFNKLIEVSQDAQDPFHTISILRRRKTGLLDTAEGLGMPFIAPRLNLMKYLENENDNLNPILRKIFADGYTFYGIKEKNEKELLNINHYDDYLALLD; encoded by the coding sequence ATGTCAATTTCAACTATTATTACTGCAGCTGGAAAGAATTCCAGAATGAGAAAAGATTTAATTTCTCGTAACTTAGAATTAAAAAATAAACTTGTTTTACCATTTGAAGATAAAACTGTTATAGAGACAACTATTGATAATGCATTATCTGCAAATGTAGATGAATGTATTGTTGTACTTGGTCACTATGCATCCGAAATAAAAGAAGCTATTTTTGATAATTATGATGGTTTAGTTAAATTTATCACTAATGATCCAGTTGATGTAGGTTTATCAGTATCACTTTACAATGGTTTATCAAATATCGATTCTGATTTTGCATTATGTATAACTGCAGACCAACCTACTGTGTCAAGTGAAACATTCAATAAATTAATTGAAGTAAGTCAGGATGCACAAGATCCATTTCACACAATTTCTATTTTAAGAAGAAGAAAAACAGGCTTATTGGATACAGCTGAAGGATTAGGTATGCCTTTTATTGCTCCACGCTTAAATTTAATGAAATACTTAGAAAACGAAAATGATAACCTAAATCCTATCTTAAGAAAAATATTTGCTGATGGTTATACATTTTATGGAATAAAAGAAAAAAATGAAAAAGAGTTACTAAATATCAATCATTACGATGATTATTTAGCATTATTAGATTGA
- a CDS encoding DUF169 domain-containing protein, which produces MTNLDTNKKYCEVIESKIDLDAKPVAIKLIKSEEDLPEGIELIDEKIRHCEMVRKASLGDSFYSTLEQQLCLGGAGAIGLRDMPEKLANGEKYFSLGRFQDLETAKKLTADLSIIKDIHWAIVYAPLDEADFEADVIQVICEPVGGMKLAQSIVYKTGEKIKPSFAGIQSLCGDAFSNPYINEDVNFTLGCDGSRKAANIKDNEMTVGISKAKIEEVISGLESI; this is translated from the coding sequence ATGACTAATTTAGATACAAACAAAAAATATTGTGAAGTAATTGAAAGTAAAATTGACCTTGATGCAAAACCTGTTGCAATTAAGTTAATTAAAAGTGAAGAGGATTTACCTGAAGGCATTGAATTAATTGATGAAAAAATTAGACACTGCGAAATGGTTAGAAAAGCATCACTTGGAGACTCTTTTTACTCTACACTTGAACAACAGTTATGTTTAGGTGGAGCAGGAGCTATTGGACTAAGAGATATGCCTGAAAAATTAGCTAACGGTGAGAAATATTTCTCTTTAGGAAGATTCCAAGATTTAGAAACTGCAAAAAAATTAACTGCAGATCTTTCAATTATCAAAGATATTCACTGGGCAATCGTTTATGCTCCTTTAGATGAAGCTGATTTTGAAGCAGATGTAATTCAAGTTATCTGTGAACCTGTTGGTGGAATGAAACTTGCTCAAAGTATTGTTTATAAAACTGGTGAGAAAATTAAACCTTCATTTGCAGGAATTCAGTCATTATGCGGAGATGCATTTTCAAATCCATACATTAATGAAGATGTTAATTTCACTTTAGGCTGTGACGGTTCTAGAAAAGCAGCAAACATTAAAGATAATGAAATGACCGTTGGTATTAGTAAAGCTAAAATCGAAGAAGTCATTTCTGGTTTAGAATCAATCTAA